In Leopardus geoffroyi isolate Oge1 chromosome B4, O.geoffroyi_Oge1_pat1.0, whole genome shotgun sequence, the DNA window TGTCTCCAAGGTTCTATTACATACTTATAAACTGGATCCTGAATTCTTCTAGTTTCCTAAAAAAATCTGGCTCTGACTCTTCAAATtaacatttccaattttctctCACCCTTTTGATTTGGAATCAATAAGAACACAGATTGCTCCTGAAAGTCCTTGGAAGGGACTACCCTAGGTCCTCCTCACCACCCAGATGGTGGTCAGACTCCAGGGACTTGGACATGCATCTCACAGCTGAAGAAGGTCCCACCTGACATCGGGTCCTACACAAACACTGGAGATGTTCCAGCCAAAGTGACTAGGAAGAGAAGTAGCTGACATGGAGGTAGACTTGCTTTCTCCCAAGATGCCAGATCAAGACTTCATACTTTAACTGACTAAATACGaaaccctttcttcttccctttctttccttcactctgGAGCTGGCCTAGAAAGATAATGCCATCATCCATATCTCCTGGGCCATGGCTAAGGGGGATAACCTCTGGAACTTAgaacaactttttatttcaggCTGAGAGAAGACCTAACTGACTCCTGGCTTGAATGGACAAATGCAACAATCCCTGAGAATGAATCCATTAACAGTGCCATCTTACTGAGAAGTGTTTTGTGCCCTGAGAGGGGTTGTCTTTGTGGTAATTATCACTCCCCTTGGGCTTATGAATGACAAGATAGCTAGCACATAGCCAGGAAATGCCTTTTAGGTTATCCAACTGTGCCCCTAGGCTTTCCACAAATGAACTAAGACACCTCATTGTACAATTGCCCTGGATTTACATCACCGAGTTGGAGAAAGAATTGAGTTAGAAAGGAATCATCGAGTTAGATCATTGAGTTAGAAAGGAATTTTTCATGATTCAGGATTCACTTCCTTTGGCAGGGCTACACTTCCCTGGTTAGGAGTAAAGGTACATGAGCATATGATCAGAAACCTCTCTTTAACTCTTAAAGATATTGTAGAATCTGTTGCCAAGACAATAGCTGCCCAATAAAAATCCTTAGACTCTCTagccaaagttcttttttttttttttagggagagagagagtgagtcaggaaggtcagagggagggagggagagagagagagagagagagagagagagagagagagagaaagagagaatctcaagaggctccacactcagcacagagcacagagcccaatgtggggcttgaccccatgaccctgggatcatgacctgagccaaaaccaagagtcagacactcaactgattgaaccacccaggcgccccataagttaTTCTTGATGATAGGATAGTCCTTAATTATCTTTAGCTGAGTGAGGGGATGTCTGTACTGTGGCCAATACCACCTGTTATGCTGGATTAACACTTCTGGAGAAGCTGAAACTCAATTAAGTAAGATCACTGAGCAAGCCAACGTGGTTTACAAGGGTGACTGCTACAACAgggtctttctttgacttacttgATTTTGATTGGTTTGGATGTTGGGGACCATGGCTCCAAAGTGCATTCTAAACACTGGGAAGTATTCCGCTTATAGTAATCATCATAGTCTCCCCTGTCCATTGTTACTCTgtcaaatgttttaaatgcatgTTCACAGCCACTAATCACCAAGAAAATGATCTCCCCAAAACAGGAAcatcagaaaaagaatgaagagaacgAGCAACTTACAGATCGTTGAACCTGAAGTCATGGCCTGTGAATATCACAGAGATTAAGCAAAAAACCATATGACCTGTGAATACCACACAAAGGATCAACAAAATTTCACAAAAAGCAGTGAGAACTACAGGGCAGTTGCTGAGAGTAGCACTAATGCCATAAATTTTTATCGTACCTGTCAGCTGAGAATCTGATCAAAAGCGAGGAATTGTTAAGGAGACAGTAGATCCAAAACTGAGTCACTTGTGCTAAACCCCACCAAGACTTAACACCTAATCTAATTGCAGCTTCAGCTTCTTTCAGAAACGTGACCTTCAGCCAGCCAaactggaatttcctggtcagcacgaGGAGATAATCTGCTAAGAGACCCTCTCTGTTCCCCTTGGGAGGACAACCTTGCCTAAAACAAGGCATTCTTTactaataatttcctttattccagctccctctctgcctttaaaaacttttccttttctgcagcttgatggagctcctttctatttgctagatggggTGCTCCCCAATTCCTGAGTCCTTGAATAAAGCCACtttgatcttcaaatttactcagttgaatttttgttatttaacaggtACCTCtgtgaaaaaggaagagagatccACATCACCCATAATGCCTGAACTGAAAAGTAGGAATACAAGCGTTTATATTTATAGAGGTATGGAGACCCCAAAAGAATCAGCTGACAAGAGTTGAAAGTGGTCCCTTCTGGGGAGGGAGATCTAGAAGAGTGGAAGGAACACAATGATTGTTCTTTTCCATCATTAAACTCATAGTTTTATTTGTCACCTTAAGCAATTTAATACATATAGCCTCATTAAAAATTGAAGTTTAAAGGAAAAGACACCAAAAGTTCAAATTGGggatgattcttttaaaaaggaactagCCGTACCACACCCCAACTACTGCTTAGGAAAAGAGGATGTTTTCTTTAGACTACTGCActcaaaacaaatcaaacaaaacaacctaaaaaTCTTCCACCCAAATTCTAATAGAGGGTTGAGAGTGTTTCTGGGCTAGAGGAATGGAAGGTAATTAAATTACATATAACACTATCATCTTATGTTAATTGACTTGAAAAGAGACACAGGCTCTGGAGAGATGGAAGGTGTGGCTGAGGATctgagggcagaaggaagagctgGGAAGGAGCTCGGTGGGAATGAGCGGATCCATTCTGAGGTGAAGAGTTGGGGGACCCAGAAGTCTGAAAACCCAGAAGACACACTCTTGGGAAACTCCAGTGGCAAGGGATCTGGAGACACAACTGCCTCAGAGAATTGTCAGTGTAGAGCGGCTGCAGATAGCAAAGTACGCTACTTATTCAGACTTTAAGACCctgagagaggggcgcctgggtggcgcagtcggttaagcgtccgacttcagccaggtcacgatctcgcggtccgtgagttcgagccccgcgtcgggctctgggctgatggctcagagcctggagcctgtttccgattctgtgtctcgctctctctctgcccctcccccgttcatgctctgtctctctctgtcccaaaaataaataaacgttgaaaaaaaaaaaaaaaaaaaaaaagaccctgagagagcagagggaaagtGAATTAACTCAGAAAGGTTAAACCTTAAGGTAATGGGGGAAGCTGGCTGGTGAGGACCTGGAAGAGAAGTGCTTACCTATCAGTCTCTACCTGCATGTAGGGCTCCCAGGATACAGGACTTCTATGTTTTCACACTAGGAAGGTCCTGGGCAAACTGGGATGAGTTGGTCACCTTACTTCCATGGTTCTAGGTGCTCACCAGAAACACTCCACTTAGCTCGGACCTTGCATTTGGTCTGCAGTCTTGTCCTTTAGCTCCAGTAATGCAGGAAAACCCAGCCCTGGATTAACGCATCCCTGCAACTGGGTCTTGAGTAAAATGGAGTGAATCACACGCTCACTTAGTCATTGTGCGGTCTGCAACCTCACTCTATCAGTAACATCTTGGAGGTCAGTCATTGTCCTACTCACTTGAATTAATCCAGACCCATACAACCTTTGTACCTTCATTATCAGCATCCAACCTGACTCCTATTTCATAAGTACATAGACAAAATAATGCAAACACCTGCCATGCTCCAGCCACCCAGCCTGCACACCCTTTCATATCTGCGCACATTTTGGTGTCTCTCTTCCTGTGCTCTTGGTTCCATCGCTCCTCCTCTGGGATCTTGTGCTATCCGTTATTTCCTCTCGCTGACTCTACAAGACGCTTTCTTCTCTGCCTATTAACACACTCAATTTTAACATACTATATTCAGCCCCTCCATGACTTGTCATCTTCCTTAAAGCTaccagacttttgtttttttttttttggtccctctCTTTCACCCAAGATTCGTGGAAGAGCATTCTCCATTCCTTACTATGTTTCTTGTTGACTCTTCATTTCTTACCTTCAGTAAAACTTCTGCCCCCTCCAGTCTACTGAAACTGTTCTTGCCAGTTACCAGTGACCCACCAACTGTCCAAGTCGGCACTTCAGTGATCTACTGTGGCTCCTGGATGCACTGTGTCATACTGTGTATGACACGTTAGTATTTCCGGAGACTCTGGAAAACCCTTATCACCTCTCATTCCTCTTAGGTCTTATGGGTTCTTTGTCCTCCACCTACCCCTGCAGCATTCAAGTATTCATGTTATCACAGTTTTTCCTCAACtcactgttctttcttttctcattctaccACCTTTCCCCTGCAGGAtgggggtggctggggtgggAAGTGGAGCTCATCTGCTGTACCTCTAGCCCAGCTCTCCCCACACTCTCTTCTTTATATCTAATTACTTACTGGTTAATTATACCTGAATGTCCCATTGGGATTTCAGACTCAACTTGTTCAGAATCAAGTTCATCACCTTCTTTCCCAAATCCTATAAACCTTCTGTCATTGGAGGCAGCAAACCCCTCCCCTAAATCACTTAAACCGGATGCCTGGAAGTCACTCCAgatcctcctcctttctccctcctctccactaCCCTAGTTCAAGCCCTCAAATTTATTGCCTAGATAATTACAATAGTCTCCTAACCTGTCTCTCGTCCACCCTTCCCCTCTTCAAAGACACACTTACCTTGTCATTAGACGATACCTCTAAAAGGCAACTCTGATAATGCTATTCTCCTTTTTGTAACTCTTCAATGGTTTCCCGGTGCCCAAGAGATAAAGTTCATGTCCCTAAGCATGTGATGGAGATttagggcaggctgccccaaaatATACCACCTTGGGACAtcgattattttgaattaaagttacttaagcaCCGACAATGTAAGAAGGATattctaaccctactttgtttctcggaaagcagaaaatatatctcccatgtgaaaggtaccCCCCCATACCAGGAGGTAAAGAGACATCCTTATGGCTGGATATAGGGAATTCAGGGCTATAGAACAAACCCTCTTACCTCACCTTGTTGGGTCTTCACTAATTTGCACCAAACCCAAACTTCTTTGTCTTGCCAATGCTTCacagatttattatttctttgtctgaaaggtctttgagtctcatatttttatgagCTCCTGCGCATATGAGATTAAATTCgtttttctcctgctaatctgtcctatgtcaatttaattattaggtgagccaaagaacctagaaggaagaaggaaaaattttcTTCCCCTGCACATGGCACTTGAAGCCCTAAGTCATGTGGCTCCTGCTTGCCTTCAGTGTCCTCTCCAGACCTTCTCTGGTATGGTAATAGTTTATTTCTAGCCCAAGGGGCAGccaactttttctataaagggccaaatagtaaacattttagattCTGCAGCCTGTGGAGTCTTTGCTTCAACTATTCAACTCTATCAAAGCAGCCGtgaataatatgtaaataaacaagtATGGCTGTATTCGTTCCAATTAAATGCTCTTTAATGAACATTAGAATCTtatctttttcatgtgtcatgacattatttttgtacatttattcccaaccatttaaaaatgtaaaaagcattcTATAGAATGGTTGCAGAGAAACAGGCCGTGGATTTGGAGGCTTGTGGGCTCTGACCTCTGCTCCAGCTGTAGGGAACGCCCTGTAATTCTCTAAGTGTTCTAGATGGTTTCTTGGCCCATGCCCTCATTCatgctatttctctttctctctgaacagCTTTTCCCCTTTATGCCTGGCTTTCTCCCATTTAACCATCAGGACTCACTACAGGCTCCACTTTCTTGGGGGGAAGCAAGTCTTTTCTGACCCCAACAGGTACAGGTAAGTGCCTATCTTTTGGGCTCCTATATCACCCTACGCGTATCTTTATTATGACACTTACCCACGTTGTATTACGTGTTCTATCGTATGTCTGCTCCTGCCATTCCTCCACTAAAACACTGTATTTGAGTCATCTTTGTATCCctaacacttagcacagtgcctggcctctAATAGGTAATCAAGAACATTTGTTGAACTGCATCAAGAAATCTATAAGATGGTACGCTGCTGGTTGATTTTGTCTAAAGAGAAGAGGATCCcatgtatcatatatataaatgattataaCACTATTTTGTGCgctctcccctgccccattcatcCGTATATACTCCTGGAAATACTGCTGAGGTAAAGGGTTGGTGGAGAAGGAGGTACAAGGAAAGCTGGGATCGATGGGAACAGAGCTTTCTTATTCACAGTTACGACCACCACCACTCCAGGCTATAAAAAGTCTAGGTGACAAACAACTTCCAAAGAACGCACACATACACCAACACGCAAATGTTGGGCCACAATCCAAGCCTCTGAGGTCAGGGCATTAGGCAAGGTGAATTTCAGGAGATTCCTTGAGTGCCGAGTTCCTGGCACAGACTCATTCTCACTGAGACGCCAGAGTAGCAAGCGGAGTCTGGACAGGGGGTGGGAGCAGGTGTGGAAAAGGGAGTGAGGAaaaggttgggggcgggggctgggaggCCAAGAGGGGAGGGGCCCAGCCTGCGATTCCTGATGCCTCCTGCATGTGTTCACCTGGCATCCAGAGCGAATTCCGTCTCCTCCAGCGCATACCATGGTGCTCTTCACGGTGGAGCCCCAGTAGCTGGAACTGGAGCAGGTGGCGTAGTCCACACTGGGCAGGTAAGCCTGCTGCAGGGCCTGGGCCAGCTGCCCGTTGGCTGAACAGGACACACAGCGTTGGAGGTCAGCCCCAAACcccctcgggggtggggggagccttcCACACCCTCCCAAGCCTTCCCAAGCTCCAGTGAAAGCTGAACTCAGGGCAAGCTCCTTCCAGGGCGTGCCAcagatcctctctcctccccactttATATGCAAGCTACAGGCCCCTTCCTTCAGGGCTCATCCTTGATCACTGTTCCCAAGCTCCCAACCCCCAACCTCCAATCTCCCTACTGCTGcttacaaaaaaggaaagcacTTTAAAGTCACCGGAATGGTCGTATTTGTCGAGAActcccctgctttcacttcaCACTGTAAACCCCACGAAGCAGAACCGGGACCATACAcccttcttttcatttcctaaGAGCTTGCTGCAGCTTTCCTTTATCTGGCTCTTTGGACTTTTCAAAGCCTTTGCACATGAATTACTTCTCTGCATCCTTACAACGATGCTTTCATGTTATAGAGATCAGGAGGTCGAACCACTATGATATTAAGTGAACTGAGAGCAGCTGCATTAGAaggatgtctctctctctctctctctctctctctctctctctgtcagctcCAGGTTTTCCCAGCAGACTGGCTGCTTGTGGCAAGGCCTTGCCTCTCCCCCAGAGCTCAAATACCGCCTCCTGGCTGACAGATGTCTGTGTCAGTCCTAATGTCCCTGCCCTTCTTAACCATCTCTGCTCATAGCCCGTCCTACCTTTCTGTGTTGTCTGGATGGCATTGCCTACCCGAACTCTTCCCGCAATGAGCAGAAGAGAGCTAGCTGAGTTCTCTTTTGCCTTCACTCCTCTGGACCTACGGCTACCTCTGGTTTATTCACCCCAACCCACAGCCCGGCGACTTTGGAGGTAGCGTGATGGTGTAACGACCACCAGAGTGGGAGCCAGGATACCCGGGTCCTGGCTCTAGTGAACTAGTTACTAACCAGCCATGTGGTCTTAATtttcttgggcctcagtttcctcaggttATAAGATGAGAGGCTTGTAAAAATACGCCGTGAGGGAAggtggtatgttttgttttgttttgtttctcagttATAAGACTCTATGAATCTCTGACTTGACTGTTCCATGGCCTATTCTTAGCTCGATTTCACACACCAGTTCTTCGATCTCTGGTTCCTCGTCCCTGACTAGGGCTGCGACCTAGGGCTACAGAAAAATGCTCCCCAGAAGCCCAGCTACCTACTCAAGCCCTGTGTGGTGGATTTTGCCAAGGCAGGCGACTTACTCTTGGTCATGCCCCAGCCCGTGATGTAGCAGGGATTGTTGTTGGCCAGGATGGTCCCTGCCGGGGGCAGGACACCCAGCTGCACATAGTTGTTGAGGGTAACTCTCTGGGCCAGGCGCAGCAGGGCAATGTCATAGCTGTGGGAGGAAACGAGCCTGCTCAGGCCTTCCGTCAAGGTCGGCACGGCACGCGGGGCGGCCCTCACTAAGCCTTTGTGTGCCCATAGAATTCGAAAGGAACACCTCGGAGAAAGGGGGAGGCTGGTTTGCTCGGCCTCCGACTCCGTCAAACACAGCTGGATTGTAGGATATTACTTGTCCAACAGCAGCACCTGCTGGTGAGGTCTAGGTGTTGTGGTCTAGCTGTGGCCTCTGCGACCTCAGTGGTGGTAGTGGGGCTTACGTCTCCCAGTTATGAATGGGGAATCAGAAAGGAGCCGAGTGCTGTGATCTTGGCCGTAGAGAAGAATTCTCAGGGAAGAAAGACCTACCGTGCCGCGTGGGTCTGAAAACTCCGCGGCGATATCCCAGCTCCTTGaacccgctccccgccccccacgccccccagcACTGACCACCAGTTTAACTACCTCCTTTCCCAAAGCGTACGGCTCAGTCTGGCACGAGTTTTCTCAGATCAGATTCATTTTAAGACATTTACTTTTGCTGACGGAGTCGATTCCCTGAAATGAATACTAAGTAACAGCAGAAATGGAAACCTTGAACGCTGCAGAGAAGGAGTTTCAGGTGACCCAATCACGCAAACCAGCCTAGATCAAACAAGTCACAAAGGCCTGCCAAAATTCTCAAGCCTCCCAAAAGCTAAATTCTCAGAGTCCTTCCGAATGAACGTGAGAGGGAAGCCAAGCCCCTGTTGCTGGCCAGTCAGCCCCCTACCTCCAGCCCAAGGCCAGCCCAGCCCTGTCCCTACCCGGCGGCCACGTTATTGCTGTTCCAGTAGGGATGCACCACGATCTTCTGCACACTCACACGCTGCTCGGTGCCATCGTTCTGGCTCAGGTTGTGCTCTCCAGCCACCACACGGAAGGTCATTTTGCTGGAGTGAGAGAAGAGCAGAAAGCCCTGAGTGATCCAGGGGGCTCTTTTCCCTCAGAGAAAAGTTGGGAAGCCATCTCACATCTTATCTTTAGAACAAGAACTCCTCGTAACTGGCCCAGGCAGAGGGCAGATGAAAAAGCCTGGAAGACGAGGAAGTAGCAAGCCCCCTCGTTCTCGAATTTACTAACTTGTGGCGGTGACAAAAACTACCAGCAACTTCACTGCCCCATTTTTAAAACCTAGCAGCAGAGGCTGAGTATCTCATAACCTGGGAGAGGTATGGtgaacataaatgaaataatggctCTCAGCCCACAGACAGATTTTGAGGGAAGGATAAACCAATAGTTTAAAGCATGATCCCTGGGCCAGCAGCACCAGCATAACCTGGAAACTTGTGAGAAATGCGGACTATCAGCCTTCAGCCTGAACCCACCAAATCAGAAGCTCTGATTTgtgccttccaggtgattctgatccaTGCTCAAATTTGAGAACAGTTGCTCAAGACACATACGAACAAAAATGATTGCCAGCCAGGCATTGACAGGGCACTTAAATATTGAcctacttaatcctcacaataactcgGCAAAGTAGGTATTATGACCCCATTTTAGAAATAAGAGAATGAGAGCTTAGAGAAGCTAAGGAAGTCATCCAAAGGCACAAAGGTAGAAGGCGAAACGGGATGGGAACCTAAGCTTGCCCGATGCCAAAATCTGTACCTTTCGTTATAGTCTACTACCTCCCCACAGGCCCCCCAACACCCCCTTAAAGGCTTGTCCTGAGTGCTCAAAGATACATCTTCCTCCAGAAAAGCCAGACTTCTCCCCTTCCAGAGGCTCAGCaaagctgggttttgtttttctcaccgGTCCACGCAGTGAGCAGCTGTCATCACCCAGTTCTGTCTGATGAGGGTCCCCCCACAGGTGTGATACCATTTGCCCCCAGAGAGGTACTGGAGGGAAATctagaaggggaggagagaaaggagggagaggttGGCGTTTCTTAAAAGGCTTTGCCCCAAACTGCATATTACActtctttccattccttccatccttccaaaCATTCTCCAGCTTTGTGGGCCAGAGATGGCAAATGGGTTTCATTTGACCTGTCAGTTTCTACTGATCGGTCGCTATTGGCTCCTCGGAGTGGCGGTGAGAAGGGGTGTGCAGACGGCCCCGGGATCAGCAGGGAGTGCTCCACTGTTGGGTGATGTTTGCTGTGTACGTGGACGGGGGGGGCAAGGCACACACACAGCGTATTTGACATCCCCACTCGGGGTTGGTGCAAAGGGCCGAGAACCCAGGTCCTTTGACCTGCGTTCCTTCTTGGAAGGAAACGTGGCCATGGAATGGCTCCATCACCTAAGCCCACAGGCTTAGGTCTCCAGAGCTCCCCTTCCAATGACCTCCAGACATGTCCTGTCCCCCCACTTCAGGGAATACTCAGAACCACCACtggaatattcatttttatcagtTCATGTCTTCCTCAGCACCTCGTATTCCACCATCGCTCTACTTCTGAAAATTCGGGTGCAAACTTCGGTGAACTGAATCGAATTCCAATTGGAATGATTCCTCTCAAAGTGTGGTTATTCACCAGTTAATTTGCCAGTTTTACGCATTTAGAATTGCTTAACTCAAAGCCTAGCTGCCCTGTTACGAAAGTAGAAACGCTTTAAATAGCCAAATAAGCTACATGCTctacttgggggtggggtgggggtgtgcttGAATGCAGAGGCACACAGTGcggagtggtgtgtgtgtgtgtgtgtgtgtgtgtgtgtgtgtgtgtgtgtgtcagggtaTTGGGACTCGGAGCTGTGGGTCTGGCATGCAGTCTTGTGCGTGCCACTGGGAACATAAATGTGGTTTGGGTTTGGGTGCGTGCCTGGGAAAGTAAGTGTGGCTGGTGTTCagatcccctcccccaaacctttTGTATGCTTTTTCCACCTTAAGCCTGGACCCGTTCAACCTTTTACCTCTAGAATCCAGACAGTTAGAGAACTTGTGGGTAAGgatgtgcacaaacacacatgaTGTTGTATACCAGCACACATGCAGCTCTCGTTTTGTTGGAAGTCTGGGGCTGTGAAGGAACACCCACCTGCGAGGGCCAGGAATTCTTCCGGGCCTCAGTCCCTCCAACTACCCGGGCGTTGGTTTCTGGAAAGTCCTGGGTGCTGTGTCCTTTGTGGGGCAGAAGAAAAGTGAGTGATGACTAAGCATGGGGTCAgctcagggtggggggcagggtggctgTTGTGCTTTGTCTGCGAATTCACAGTTCCTCCCTAGCAAGTGAGGGGCCCAGCTGAGAGTTATGGGAGCCCTTTCGCCAAACAGGGGAGTCTGAGTGGCttctgcttccccccaccccccaggtgtccccagaactCTGGCATGCTACGAAGGACCCATCTCACATCACTGGGCTAGGGCCCCAGGGGCTCCCTGTGGTCTCAGCCTTGCTCGGGGCCATCCCAATGGCCCGAGGTGACCTCTCACCCCTCTACCCACACATACGGTGCTTTGGCAGGATTCTCCAGGGGGCAAGGACGGCAGTGCACATCCCAGCCAGACACCTGCTGAGGATGTCTTCCTGTCGATGAGGGTGGTAAGGAAGCCCAGACCCATGAAAGAGCCTTCTCTGTTTCGTGGCTCAAGGCCCTGCCATCCAGAGGGTCCTGCATGGAGAGTGGCCCTCACTGCTCCTACCCTGGATTCCAGGAGGGTAAAGTTTTTGCTAGACCCACAGGGTGTCCCATCTCACCCTGGGATAGAGAGCAGGCCTGGACTTCAGGATAGCTTTTGGCTCTGCTGTCCAAATCCTCCGCCCTGTAGAAGTCAGGCCCGAGGACCCACTTACCATAAAGGACCAGGGTGGCGAGCACCAAGAAGCGTAGCATGTTGCCGGCCGAGTAGACCACTGCCCCCTTGCCATGAACCAAGCCCTCTTTGTACTCCTCTTATCAGCAGCTTTGCTGACCGTCTTGCTGCCAGCTGTCAGGGCTGCAGATGGAAGGCCGGGGAAAATCACAGGTGAcgtggaaatacaaatgaaaagatgtattTTCAA includes these proteins:
- the CELA1 gene encoding chymotrypsin-like elastase family member 1 isoform X1, whose amino-acid sequence is MLRFLVLATLVLYGHSTQDFPETNARVVGGTEARKNSWPSQISLQYLSGGKWYHTCGGTLIRQNWVMTAAHCVDRKMTFRVVAGEHNLSQNDGTEQRVSVQKIVVHPYWNSNNVAAGYDIALLRLAQRVTLNNYVQLGVLPPAGTILANNNPCYITGWGMTKTNGQLAQALQQAYLPSVDYATCSSSSYWGSTVKSTMVCAGGDGIRSGCQPLYTDNSLRQLCLQIPCHWSFPRVCLLGFQTSGSPNSSPQNGSAHSHRAPSQLFLLPSDPQPHLPSLQSLCLFSSQLT
- the CELA1 gene encoding chymotrypsin-like elastase family member 1 isoform X2, which encodes MLRFLVLATLVLYGHSTQDFPETNARVVGGTEARKNSWPSQISLQYLSGGKWYHTCGGTLIRQNWVMTAAHCVDRKMTFRVVAGEHNLSQNDGTEQRVSVQKIVVHPYWNSNNVAAGYDIALLRLAQRVTLNNYVQLGVLPPAGTILANNNPCYITGWGMTKTNGQLAQALQQAYLPSVDYATCSSSSYWGSTVKSTMVCAGGDGIRSGCQGDSGGPLHCLVNGKYAVHGVTSFVSSLGCNVSRKPTVFTRVSAYISWINSVIASN